From Maniola jurtina chromosome 7, ilManJurt1.1, whole genome shotgun sequence:
aatttcaatcatACGGAAACAACCACAcgcttattaaataaaatatctagttttattataaaagcgCAAACAATTAattactgataataatataaggtGGAGCTGATCAGGAGTAAGTAATACAAGTACTATCATCCGCTCGCAGGAAACGTTCTTTTCAAAAGCATACTTCTCTAAAAGCATCCTCCATTATTAAGTTTATACTTACAAATagtaatattgtataaaaataataatacaaaaatcaGTAGTGAACCGCCCATAGGTTGAAGATAATTAACATAAGGTGCTCCTAGTGCGATATCCCCGGAAGACGCAGGTTcaaatcctgccggttccgcaatttttgatatgtatttaaaaattactatgGATTAATGTTCAAAACTTACAGCATTCATTTTCCGGAACACAAACGCCTTGTTTATTTCTATAGTAACCGTCAGCACACCGGCAACTGGGCTTACATTCTGAATCGCCGGGTTTTGGAGGAGCTTCACATTTGTACGCTCTTCCCAGGGCAACACAAGTTCTAGGTGGGCATGTCGCCGGACATTCATCGAAGATTTCATTCTTTCCACAAATCgctaaaatataacttaaatacAGTTacagtttcataatattatttcttcttatttagaaagaaaattataataagcaagcggttagatataaataaaaacgtatTAGTCAGCATTCTTCACTTACGTTGTGGACATTCCGATATAGGTACGCAAGTGTTGTTACTATCACGTGCGTATCCTTGTTCACAGTAGCACATTGGATTGCATACAACGTTGACAATGGAGCAGTTAGTTTGGCTTTGGGTCGCCAAGGTAGCACACACATTGTCACAAGCTCCGCCACAAGAAAAATATTCATTAGGTCCAGTGCATTTCACtgtaaaaaatacttttgttaTTTTCTTGACCAATCTATTTAAACAAAGTTTTAACTAACACGTTTAATAATTAGACTATAATAAATACTATGTCAATCAAAAGAGTTTTGCaaacaaatctttatttttcacaATTACGACTGCCCAAAAATGAGTGTAACGTTTACAGcattaatgtatgtatgtaagcgagtttctttattccaccattaCTTCTAAATACCCAACATTAATGCTGGGGTATGGTTAATGTTAACGATTAATAAGCAGAAACCAGATACCTAAGCATTTTTCTTTGACAATTACAGTTTTGTAACAATAGATACAAAAGCACTTACAACAATCTTCTTTCGATATGCATTGGCCAATTTTGTTTCTAAAGAAATCTTCTTTGCAACGACATTCTGGCCTACAAACTGCAGGTTGAAGCGGACACGGATATATCTTTCCGATACTTTCACATGTTTGAGGAGGACACGTACTTTGACAGCCAATAACTTCATTTTGACCGCAATTTACTGCAAAATTTCAATCACAGAAACTAACCACgcacttaattaaataaaacatttaattaaaaaagtgaaTTGACTTGAAaagcaatttttaaattatgtatttcaaATTTCGATACAGCTAGGTAGGAACTacctaatgtacctacctattcattttTGGTTTAGCGCCGACTTGGTGACATACTAGTATAGTACATATACATTTTCGTACCTTTTCTATTAGGAAtagattcgattttttttaaaaagattggTACCTTCTCTCAATGCAATTCAATGCGAGTTTCACTAAAAACTTCAGAAGAAGGAGCGAGGAAGGTTTTCATGTGTTGTAATGTAACAGATTTATTTATGGAATAGGTAAGCTCACCTGCAGGGCAAAGCTTGGATAGGtcatctagttataaataataatgatattgAAAACTTACGGCATTCACTTTCTGAGACACAAGCACCTTGTTCATTTCTATAATAACCGTCAGCACATCGGCAACTGGGCTCACATTCTGGGTCGCCGGGTGTTGGAGGAGCTTCACATTTGTACGCTCTTCCCAGGGCAACACAAGTTCTAGGTGGGCAAGTCGCTGGGCAAATATCGAATACTTCATTTTTTCCACACAccgctaaaataaaatttaaattcaattaaacccctgttaatatatatattttacatttactACATACTTACACAGTAATACACATACTAATACGTATATCGATGATTAGTGTAGCTGTTCACAACGTTTGTAGTGCGCCAagtaaacattatattataatagataaTTGTTAGTGTtacctttttaataaaatacaaataaaaatcaaaaaaaatcataatgcaaaagtgtatttgtcTGTCTACTGAATTTTAACGGTCTAttgtttaatcaattttaacgaaatttgacACAGACATATCCTGGGAAAGATGTCTACCTTTCATTCTGGGTAATAatctaaatatacttaaatattacaTTATCTTTGTCCCGAATAAGCAAAGAGTTTCTTCTGGAATTAATTAAAACCCAAATCCATGTGGGCAAAGTTGTAAATATCATCTATGAAGACTGATCTATCATACTGAGACGGATATAggcccagaaaatcaaaaagttctcacaggatttttaagtacctaaccTATTATCCACGCGCACAAAATAACGGATATCGTATAGTGTTATGATATTCCTTATctattgttaaaattataataagcaagcGAAAAAGTGAAAATACCGTAAAAGCTTACAAGTTCTTTATTCTTTACTTACATTGTGGACATTCCGATATAGGTACGCAAGTGTTGTTACTATCACGAGCGTATCCTTGTTCACAGTAGCACATTGGATTGCATACAACGTTGACAATGGAGCAGTTAGTTTGGCTTTGGGTCGCCAAGGTAGCACAAACATTGTCACAAGCTCCGCCACAAGAAAAATATTCATTGGGGCCAGTACATTTTACTGTAAAGATTAGAGTATGTtttcttaaattaattttcatattattattggccactcaataaaaaattgaataggtaatttttacttggcatttttaaattttttatatacttaaaattattaaattaaatacttacagCAGTCTTCTTTTGATATGCACTCGCCAATTTTGTTTCTGAAAAAACCTTTTTTGCAACGACATTCTTCCCTGCACTCTTTAGTTTGTGGAGGACAACAATACTTTTTACCGATACTCTCACATGTCTGAGGAGGGCAATTAAGACGACAGCCCCTAATCTCATTTTGACCAAAGCAATTtactgaaaaatattaaaaataatgaagtacctataagtaattataaatatCATGATATTGAGACAATTCTTACTATTCTGTATTCcttaataatttttagggtttcgtgaCCCACTGTGGGTGTCAACGGAGCCACTAAGCCTTCACTgctcgtctgtccgtctgtttgtcagcgggctgtatcttatgaaACGTAGAGCCGTGAagctagagagttgaaattttcaaagtgtATATATTTCCTATTAACactatataattataaaaattacaaaatggcgccatgtacattaaaaaaaactgctatttcttgtacgatggtacggaacctttcatgtgtgagcccgactcgcacttgaccggttattAAGATTGTTGTTACTTACTGGGGCACTGATCAGCAGGAATGCAAGTGCCGTCATCCGCTCGAAGTAGTCCCTCTTTGCAACGACATCCTTCTCTACAACCTCCCTTAATCAAGTTTATACAAATTTCTCCCGGCTGAGAACAATTCCATCTGCCACAACCACCGTTCACACAGCTGTCGTATACTTCATCAGCTCCACAAATAACAGGTTTTGCTGCAAAGAAGAACTTTTGGTATTGTATTGTATCAGAATGCAATTATACCTATATTCATCCTTATACTTTTTACTTTCACGCCCGTGTACAAAATCAATACATGTAAAAGCCATAAAGAAACATAGTAGATTTACACACAAAATTACATTGCACCCCCGCAGGGGAGGAAGGGACggtgcgacaggttgagaaataGACGGACTATCCTTGTCAAATCTAGTAGCACCActgaactgccacggaaccccagtgaGTGAGGCTGATTGAAAACAACCAATTcacagatatgacgattgggatggtTGGTTTTGATTGATTGGTTTATTGAGATggatgccacatgtcggaaaccttgTGAGCCAGATCGAGATACCTGcgtctttattaacccccgacctaaaaagaggggtgttataagtttgacgtgtgtatctgtgtatcggtgtatctgactgtggcatcgtagctcctaaactaatgaaccgattttaattttgatttttttttgtttgaaaggtggcttgatcgattgttcttagctataattcaagaaaatcggttcagccgtttcaaagttatcagctcttttctagttactgtaaccttcacttgtcagggatgttataatgttttaattttacacttgttataatattttgttgatGTTTTGAAACTTACGGCATTGGTTTTTGGGAATGCAGACACCTTCCCTGTTCCTGTAGTAACCATCAATACAACGGCAACCAGGCTTACATCCTACGTCGCCAGGTTGTAGAGGAGTTATACAATTAAAAGCTATCCCCAGAGTAGCACACGTTCGAGGTGGACATGAGGCAGGGCAAGTATCATAGATTTCATTTATTCCACAGAGAGCTAAAATATAAAGACCTTGATTAGATTATGTGATTTTCCTTAATGTGTTCATCAACAACAGAACCGGCTATAGACGGAATATAATTGGCGAGGATAAATTTGGGTTTGAACGGCTTGTTGCTAGGTAAATACATGCAACTGACTGGACGTATTGTGTAAAGATTGCAATTCAAAGATCTCGCTGCGCTTGTtcatttaataacttttaagcGAATAttagcattaaaaaaattctaattgTTATAAATTGAACAAAAAACAAGTGATCATTCATCGGTGGGAAATCCAAAATAACCGAAAACGAAAACCGTGAATCCTTAGAAAACTTAATTTCGAGAGAATTAGACGAATGTAGTTAATGTattcatatttaattataatattattatcaagttaaaaaataaatttacattttattctacaaaatattatatacataaataCCATATTCCAAGTTTAGACTAAAGGGTTATGGAACTagagtacctaaataaaagacactgtataatgtattttacatattttattctcTCGTAGGCTAACTCTTATACATAGGaggatattaaattatatgtAAATGTGTTTGTCTCTTTTTAGTGTCACTTTTTCGTTCCATCGAGTTTCGAATCACAACGGCACTAAagaattttactttgaaaaactGAGATTATTTTGTGAACTAATTGTTACTTACGTGGGCACTGATCAGCAGGAATGCAAGAGCCGTCGTCTGCTCTCAGGTATCCGTCTCTACACTGACACCCAGCTCTGCAGCCTTCCTCACCCACTAAGACACAAGTATACTCTGGTTGCGAGCAATTTCGCCTGTCGCATCCACCATTTATACAACTATTGTATATTTCATCTGGGCCACAAATAATAGGTTGTTCTCCAGCTGTATTAATTAAAAAGCGTTgttcaaaaacttaaaacatTAATGAAAAATGAATAACAGTAAAATTCACCCAGATCTTCTGGATGGGTGTATGTGAtcctttttaataataattgtaaaaacaaataaaatttaaagtatcTGTGGCTTAAAAATAACTTCTTTAGgcacataatgtttttaaacatTTGTTATGAAAAACTTAACAATTAATAGTTTTGCTTGTCTTTCTGTTTATCCGGGCAAGATTATCTTCAAAACGACTTAACCAATTTCGACGGGATATTAGAAaacatgttatatttttatatttgggatatttttatttttatcccagaCAAATAGAGGGCTTTTATGGAATTTGCATACAAAATAAAACCAAGTGAACGAAGTCTTTGCTTAGCTTTTGCAGACTTCGTTCACTTGGTTGGTTATACCGTATTGAACTCTCTAGTAAGacacagtaaaatataatatactaaagTATTATGCAGAAAATAGCACATAAAGCAAAACTTACGGCACTCATTTCTAGGGACACAAACATTTATATCATTTCTATAGAAATTATCAGCGCATCTGCAGCCAGCGTTGCAGCTTGGGTCTCCAGGCTGTGGTGGGCTCTCACATCTGATAAGAGTTTCATTAACATCACATCTACGAGGTGGGCACGGCGCTATACAAGTGTCATATACTTCATTGAATCCACAGACAGCTAAAAAATTACATGTCTTTTTGTGAAACTATGTTTATTGTAGATACGAGTATATTGTAACGGTAAGTGgtgaaagcctagtggttaagacggcCTCTAATTGAATTGGATCCAGGGTTCGATGCTGGacatgcatctctaacttttcggaactatgtgcattttaagcaatttaataggtattgcttgctttaacggtgaaggaaaatatcgtgagaaaacttACATGCCTCATAGtccttcataatgttctcaaaggtatgagaactctgccgatccgcactttcCCAGCGTTATAGActttggccaaacccttctcattgtgagaggagatcCGATGTTAGTGAGTCACTGATGGGTTGaccataatgatgatgataaggaTAAGCGCATATCAGTCAATTGTCAACGCTGGTACAGTTATTGAATACGCAGATGGACGATGTGATAGACTTTTGAGATCTGATTTTGGCTTTGCCTTTCAATTCGATATTAATTTTTGCTTGTTGCCTTCTACTTGCGCTACAAGACCTCTCTTCGTGCCAAATATCAAGATCGGTTTTAATGGCGTGACGTTTTGTACTGACTGACTGTAGGACAATAAAGTGATCGTTTATTGGTTCTGTTTATTCATGATGAGGAACGATACGCTAAAAAACTTTATCAACGAGATccaaaatagtaataaaataactaaaaataaataaaataactcacGTGGAGGACAATCCTCTATCGGTATGCAAATATTGTTATTATCACGCGCGTAAGCTTCCTGGCAATAGCACTTTGGGTTgcattttttgttaattatggGACAGTTTGTTTGATTCTGTGTGCTCAATGTCGCACAGACGTTGTCACAAGCACTACCGCAGGAGAAGTATTCATTTTTACCATTACATTTTGCTGTTGAGATTTTGattattcatttaattattcTGTTTCatgattaaataatttatagtgtaagattattttaaaaattgatttgaattgtgaaaaataatataaagttattaatttatctaatgaagGTAGAAATGaagataaaatcgatatttcactcattTACACCCTACACTACTTCTTTCGTTTACACCCTACTTACGGGGGCACTGATCAGCGGGTATACAAGTTCCGTTTTCTGCCCTCAGCAGTCCGTCCCTGCACAGGCAGCCCGGTTTACAGTCTTCATCTAGCATTAGATTGCAAATTTCTTGTATTTGCGAGCAGTACCATACCTATACAACAACCACCATTAACACAGTCTGTAGGTACTTCATCAGGGCCACATATTGCAGTTGGTGGTTTTGCTAAAAAGcaactaagtaagtataaatcCGTTCTTAGTCATCCCAGGTCAGGCTTATACGGAAGTGTGTCGGTATGTTAATAATTACTACTATTAGTATTTCATGGCTAAACCGCTTAACCGATCTTGTTATTTGGCACAGAGAGGGATTGGATAAATGCGAAGGAAACTTATTGTTCCGGGAAATGAAAGTGTTCctgctgaatttttaaaaaccttagcCCACGTTGAAGTTTATAGATTTGTTTCTGAGCAGaagttagtaattaataaacaatttgTTAGGAGACATCTGAAACAGAAGTACGTCGTCGCAATTCAATAAAGCAACTCATTGGGAGATGTAGAGAGAATCCATAGAACGTAGACTCTTCAAATGACTAATTCATGTAGTGAAACTATAGGTAACTGGTACCGATAGATGGAGACGGCGATGATGCAAAAGACAAGTAAAAGGTCACTTACGACATTGGTCCCTTGTTACACAACAGCCATCATCATTTCTAAAATAGTTATCTTGACAACGGCAGCCAGGATTACATCTAGGGTCACCAGGTAGCGGATTAGGTACGCAGAGAATTAGACTAGGATCTACTCTACAGTCTTCTCCCGGGCATTGTGGAGGACAAACATCGAAGATTTCGTTAGTACCGCATTGAATatctatgaataaaataaaataatacaatattatttaaatcgagttttaattgaaactttaaATAAAGGAAACTAGTGGTAAATACATTTGACTAGTGTTAGAATCAAAAGCTCATTGCAAAAGTTCAAGCTCAGTGCAATCAAAAACATTTCTAGTCTATTCTATCATGCACGAATGAAATGAAGTTGTAATATTCTGAGATGATTTTAAAACTCATCAATTCAACTTGTGCCAATGTCTGTTTTGAAATCTGTGAATGCGGTAATAGAGTTTTCACGAGTTTGCGTACTTTTTTATCAACTATTAACGTGGACTTAGTAAGCAATTACATCACATACTAACTTGGACACTGAGCGATGGGTATACATATTCCGTTTTCATCTCGCAAGTACCCTTCTTTACAAAGACATCCATTGGTGCAAACACTTGGTCTCACGCATATAACTGGCTTTCCAAGGTCTGAACAGCTTCTACGTTCACAAATTCCTTCAAAACATGATGTTGGTATTTCATTTTCTCCACATTGCCCTGTAAAAATATCAGAATCAAGTGATCAATCAGCTTTATAGGTAATTTTAGTAGCAAGTATAAGTAGTAGTaacatataaataatttttgtgctATAATTGGAAACCCACAATTTTCCGCCAAACTTAATTTACATAttctttgtacctacctatattttaattacttctTATTGAACCAGTGGCTTTGAAGGTCCCGTTGCTATGTATACAGTGCAAATGATCagacatactcgtattttgtacATCCCAATTCGAAGATCTCGCTTGTTCAAGTCACTATTTTcttaacaattaataaaaaagtgaaaattttgGTTATAAAGAAACTCGTGAACTCGGTATTCATCAGTGGGAATGTCAAAGCAATCGAGAATCaactttgaaattattttgttattttgtgtATTGTTACATACCTGGGCATTCATTTCTAGGGACACAAACATTTCTATCATTTCTATAGAAATTATCAGCGCATCTGCAGCCAGCGTTGCAATTTGGGTCTCCAGGCTGTGGTGGGCTCTCACATCTGATAAGACTTTCATTAACACCACATGTACGAGGTGGGCATGGCGCTATACAAGTGTCATATACTTCATTGACCCCACAGACAGCTAAAAAACGACATGTATTTCTGTGAAACTTTTAACCGAGCTAGTAAGtacataacaatattatgtaaaggtgataagatgtcggcctcctagCCGAGGGGTCCGGCGTTTGATCCCGGACACGAACTTCTCTCAAGAGTCTTGAATCAAGATAGACGCATGTCTTGTAAGATGCgacgctgaagtggcaatgggcgagATATGAAGATAGAAAACTGTATTGcacataaatataaaacaaataaactgAGAACTAAAAACAGTTGTAttcaaaggcggccttattgatCAGAGCAATCTTCACCACAACCTTTGATGGAAAGAGAAACTAGTTGTGTTGGATAGTACTTACACGCaatataaaaaatcttatttagtagtaagtataatcaaacaaattgcaaaaaactgCTAGTTCCAGCTCCAATACACTGTAGAACAAACAGTAGGTACAGAATAGAATAAGGAAAATATACTTACGACATTGGTCCCTTGTTACACAGCAGCCATCATCATTTCTAAAATAGTTATCTTGACACCGGCAGCCAGGATTACAGCTAGGGTCACCGGGTAGCGGATTAGTTAAGCAGAGAGTTACACTAGGATCTACTCTACAGCCTTCTCCCGGGCATGGTGGAGGGCATTCATCAAAGATCTCATTAGTACCGCATTGAGCAtctatgaataaattaaaataatacaatattattgaaATCGAGTTTTCATTGGAACTTTAAATAAAggaaaccagtggtaaatgcatTTGACTAGCGGTAGAATCAAAAGCTCATTGCAAAAGTGTATTACAATCAAGAACAtttctagtctattctattatGCACGAATGAAAGGATGTTGTAATATTCTGAGATGTTGTTAAAACTCATCCATCCAACTTGTTCCAATGTCTGTTTTGAGATCTGTAAATGCGATAATAGATCTTCTCACGAGTTTGCATACTTTTTGATCAACTATTAACGTGGACTTATTAACCTATCACATCACATACTAACTTGGACACTGAGCGATTGGTATACATTTTCCGTATTCATCTCGTAAGTACCCTTCTTTACAAAGACATCCATTGGTGCAAACACTTGGTCTCACGCATATAACTGGCTTCCCAAGGTCTGAACAGCTTCTACGTTCACAAATTCCTTCAAAACATGATGTTGGTATTTCATTTTCCCCACATTGCCCTGTAAAAATACCAGAATTAAGTAATCAATCattaattaataggtacttttagTACTACTATACTTAGTAGTAgtaacataaatataaataaaataattcatagtaggtatctatattttAATGGCTAGTTATTGAACCAGTGGCGTTAAAGGTCCTATTGCTAGGTGGAGAATGCAACTGATCAGACGTATTGTGTGAATCCCAACTCGAAGACCTCGCTTGTTCAATTcactatttttaaacaactaaTAACTTcactaaaaagtgaaaattttgGTAATGAAAAATTCGTATGAAGACATTCATCagtgggaatttcaaaaaaaccgaGAATCAACTTTTAAGATTATTTTGTGAATTGTTACATACCTGGGCATTCATTTCTAGGGACACAAATATTTCTATCATTTCTATAGAAATTGTCAGCGCATCTACAGCCAGCGTTGCAACTTGGGTCTCCAGGTTGTGGTGGACTCACACAGTCGAGAAGAGTCTCGTCA
This genomic window contains:
- the LOC123866772 gene encoding zonadhesin-like isoform X9 → MLKSFAYTTISICVVKLVFASGSEQCGKNEIPTSCFEAVCELRNCCDIGKPYSCVRPDTSFCTSGCLCKEGYLRDENGICIPAAQCPKLCGKNEIPTSCLESVCERRNCSEIGKPYSCVRMDTSFCTSGCLCKEGYLRDDNGVCVRISQCPRVCGKNEIPTSCFEGICERRNCSDIGKPVICVRPRFCTDGCLCKEGYLRDEYGKCIPIAQCPNAQCGTNEIFDECPPPCPGEGCRVDPSVTLCLTNPQPGDPTCNPGCRCQDNYFRNDDGCCVTRDQCPVCGVNEVYDTCIAPCPPRRCDVDETLLDCVSPPQPGDPSCNAGCRCADNFYRNDRNICVPRNECPGQCGENEIPTSCFEGICERRSCSDLGKPVICVRPSVCTNGCLCKEGYLRDEYGKCIPIAQCPNAQCGTNEIFDECPPPCPGEGCRVDPSVTLCLTNPLPGDPSCNPGCRCQDNYFRNDDGCCVTRDQCPVCGVNEVYDTCIAPCPPRTCGVNESLIRCESPPQPGDPNCNAGCRCADNFYRNDRNVCVPRNECPGQCGENEIPTSCFEGICERRSCSDLGKPVICVRPSVCTNGCLCKEGYLRDENGICIPIAQCPNIQCGTNEIFDVCPPQCPGEDCRVDPSLILCVPNPLPGDPRCNPGCRCQDNYFRNDDGCCVTRDQCPKCNGKNEYFSCGSACDNVCATLSTQNQTNCPIINKKCNPKCYCQEAYARDNNNICIPIEDCPPPVCGFNEVYDTCIAPCPPRRCDVNETLIRCESPPQPGDPSCNAGCRCADNFYRNDINVCVPRNECPGEQPIICGPDEIYNSCINGGCDRRNCSQPEYTCVLVGEEGCRAGCQCRDGYLRADDGSCIPADQCPPLCGINEIYDTCPASCPPRTCATLGIAFNCITPLQPGDVGCKPGCRCIDGYYRNREGVCIPKNQCPKPVICGADEVYDSCVNGGCGRWNCSQPGEICINLIKGGCREGCRCKEGLLRADDGTCIPADQCPINCFGQNEIRGCRLNCPPQTCESIGKKYCCPPQTKECREECRCKKGFFRNKIGECISKEDCLKCTGPNEYFSCGGACDNVCATLATQSQTNCSIVNVVCNPMCYCEQGYARDSNNTCVPISECPQSVCGKNEVFDICPATCPPRTCVALGRAYKCEAPPTPGDPECEPSCRCADGYYRNEQGACVSESECLNCGQNEVIGCQSTCPPQTCESIGKIYPCPLQPAVCRPECRCKEDFFRNKIGQCISKEDCLKCTGPNEYFSCGGACDNVCATLATQSQTNCSIVNVVCNPMCYCEQGYARDSNNTCVPISECPQPICGKNEIFDECPATCPPRTCVALGRAYKCEAPPKPGDSECKPSCRCADGYYRNKQGVCVPENECLNCFGQNEVIGCQNTCSPQTCESIGKRYNCPRQPAVCKPECRCKNDFFRNKIGQCISNEDCLKCTGPNEYFSCGGACDNVCATLATQSQTNCSIVNVVCNPMCYCEQGYARDSNNTCVPISECPQPPTCGKNEIYDTCPPICPPQRCDFDPRVSLCAPNPKPGNPQCKPGCRCIDNYLRNSLNECIPKDQCDNNNTTNELEEFEQGNVVFTLKFMCEAANANPGTSLIFSPFSVLFLLAQLAFYATGTLLEQLLRILNLDTQPKIRNVIPNYLDTLGSQQNITLDLAAKTYANNKYPLSSGFKRDTREIFKAKAQNLDFCKQNEAADNINAWVEQQTNNLIKDLVEPSSLGCDTAIVLVNAIYFKGDWKNKFDPKNTRKQDFYVNKDKNVQVDMMSRTGTYKYAEINNLGAQVIQLPYESDNFSFLIYLPRDKDGINDLIGKLCDSNFSFSNILDNLYPMKTELTMPAFNISTTTDLKEILIKNNASALFDPNMASFTGILENPQPLYVSSATQKATVIVNESGSIAAAANAITIRTLAAAVPVDNIIFRADHPFIYFILYKGTPIFCGLYAGP
- the LOC123866772 gene encoding zonadhesin-like isoform X6, which codes for MLKSFAYTTISICVVKLVFASGSEQCGKNEIPTSCFEAVCELRNCCDIGKPYSCVRPDTSFCTSGCLCKEGYLRDENGICIPAAQCPKLCGKNEIPTSCLESVCERRNCSEIGKPYSCVRMDTSFCTSGCLCKEGYLRDDNGVCVRISQCPRVCGKNEIPTSCFEGICERRNCSDIGKPVICVRPRFCTDGCLCKEGYLRDEYGKCIPIAQCPNAQCGTNEIFDECPPPCPGEGCRVDPSVTLCLTNPQPGDPTCNPGCRCQDNYFRNDDGCCVTRDQCPVCGVNEVYDTCIAPCPPRRCDVDETLLDCVSPPQPGDPSCNAGCRCADNFYRNDRNICVPRNECPGQCGENEIPTSCFEGICERRSCSDLGKPVICVRPSVCTNGCLCKEGYLRDEYGKCIPIAQCPNAQCGTNEIFDECPPPCPGEGCRVDPSVTLCLTNPLPGDPSCNPGCRCQDNYFRNDDGCCVTRDQCPVCGVNEVYDTCIAPCPPRTCGVNESLIRCESPPQPGDPNCNAGCRCADNFYRNDRNVCVPRNECPGQCGENEIPTSCFEGICERRSCSDLGKPVICVRPSVCTNGCLCKEGYLRDENGICIPIAQCPNIQCGTNEIFDVCPPQCPGEDCRVDPSLILCVPNPLPGDPRCNPGCRCQDNYFRNDDGCCVTRDQCPKCNGKNEYFSCGSACDNVCATLSTQNQTNCPIINKKCNPKCYCQEAYARDNNNICIPIEDCPPPVCGFNEVYDTCIAPCPPRRCDVNETLIRCESPPQPGDPSCNAGCRCADNFYRNDINVCVPRNECPGEQPIICGPDEIYNSCINGGCDRRNCSQPEYTCVLVGEEGCRAGCQCRDGYLRADDGSCIPADQCPPLCGINEIYDTCPASCPPRTCATLGIAFNCITPLQPGDVGCKPGCRCIDGYYRNREGVCIPKNQCPKPVICGADEVYDSCVNGGCGRWNCSQPGEICINLIKGGCREGCRCKEGLLRADDGTCIPADQCPINCFGQNEIRGCRLNCPPQTCESIGKKYCCPPQTKECREECRCKKGFFRNKIGECISKEDCLKCTGPNEYFSCGGACDNVCATLATQSQTNCSIVNVVCNPMCYCEQGYARDSNNTCVPISECPQSVCGKNEVFDICPATCPPRTCVALGRAYKCEAPPTPGDPECEPSCRCADGYYRNEQGACVSESECLNCGQNEVIGCQSTCPPQTCESIGKIYPCPLQPAVCRPECRCKEDFFRNKIGQCISKEDCLKCTGPNEYFSCGGACDNVCATLATQSQTNCSIVNVVCNPMCYCEQGYARDSNNTCVPISECPQPICGKNEVFDECPATCPPRTCVALGRDYKCKAPPKPGDPECKPSCRCADGYYRNKQDICVPKNKCPKPVVCGADEVYNSCVNGGCGRWNCSQPGIICIDLIKGACREGCRCKEGLLRSDDGTCIPADQCPINCFGQNEIRGCRLNCPPQTCESIGKKYCCPPQTKECREECRCKEGFFRNKINECISKEDCLKCTGPNEYFSCGGACDNVCATLATQSQTNCSIVNVVCNPMCYCEQGYARDSNNTCVPISKCPQPPTCGKNEIYDTCPPICPPQRCDFDPRVSLCAPNPKPGNPQCKPGCRCIDNYLRNSLNECIPKDQCDNNNTTNELEEFEQGNVVFTLKFMCEAANANPGTSLIFSPFSVLFLLAQLAFYATGTLLEQLLRILNLDTQPKIRNVIPNYLDTLGSQQNITLDLAAKTYANNKYPLSSGFKRDTREIFKAKAQNLDFCKQNEAADNINAWVEQQTNNLIKDLVEPSSLGCDTAIVLVNAIYFKGDWKNKFDPKNTRKQDFYVNKDKNVQVDMMSRTGTYKYAEINNLGAQVIQLPYESDNFSFLIYLPRDKDGINDLIGKLCDSNFSFSNILDNLYPMKTELTMPAFNISTTTDLKEILIKNNASALFDPNMASFTGILENPQPLYVSSATQKATVIVNESGSIAAAANAITIRTLAAAVPVDNIIFRADHPFIYFILYKGTPIFCGLYAGP